A single Haloplasma contractile SSD-17B DNA region contains:
- a CDS encoding methyltransferase domain-containing protein, with product MLTYSRNTNYWNEIFKKENGKMITSKSIGQDDVDYGLDWLCQGSNTILDFGCGNGVWLYKCFLRGTKVHIGIDISHEGIRVANEIFQDTGKGTFTFTVGGVESFTLYY from the coding sequence ATGTTAACATATAGTAGAAATACAAATTATTGGAATGAAATTTTTAAAAAAGAAAATGGTAAAATGATTACATCAAAAAGTATTGGACAGGATGATGTAGACTATGGTTTAGATTGGCTTTGTCAAGGGTCGAATACTATACTTGATTTTGGATGTGGCAATGGAGTCTGGTTATATAAATGTTTTCTAAGAGGAACAAAAGTACATATTGGAATCGATATTTCACATGAAGGCATACGAGTTGCTAATGAAATTTTTCAAGATACAGGAAAGGGAACATTTACTTTTACTGTAGGAGGGGTGGAAAGTTTTACATTATATTACTGA
- a CDS encoding lysophospholipid acyltransferase family protein, translating to MSLILKGFANASRILPKNIRISLTNKLIDRILDKYSEIDVINKEIIEKRRGVPTIYIGNHLSNIDGVILNKLLKNNDVAFMAGVKLSKNKMTNLILDTTKTIHITPNSVDKKAIKEAINYLKDGGSIFIFPEGTRSRSSSMIKAKKGFVLLAKMSKAALVPVGVEGTEQLLPINSDSMSKENFNHSKVKVTFGEPFNLPEKTKENKVAWTELATEYSMKKIAKLLDSKYRGIYK from the coding sequence ATGAGTTTAATATTAAAAGGGTTTGCTAATGCATCTAGAATATTGCCTAAAAATATAAGGATAAGCTTAACTAATAAATTAATTGATAGGATTTTAGATAAATATTCTGAAATCGATGTTATAAATAAAGAAATAATCGAAAAAAGAAGAGGAGTTCCGACAATATACATAGGGAATCATCTTAGTAATATTGATGGTGTAATACTAAATAAATTGTTAAAGAACAATGATGTAGCTTTCATGGCGGGAGTGAAATTAAGTAAAAATAAAATGACCAACTTAATTCTTGATACTACAAAAACCATACACATAACGCCAAATTCTGTTGACAAAAAAGCAATAAAGGAAGCAATAAATTACTTAAAGGACGGCGGGTCTATATTTATTTTTCCTGAAGGTACTAGAAGTAGATCTAGCTCTATGATAAAGGCTAAAAAAGGTTTTGTACTATTAGCTAAAATGTCAAAGGCCGCGCTTGTTCCTGTAGGTGTAGAAGGTACTGAACAACTTTTACCTATAAACAGCGATAGTATGAGCAAGGAAAATTTTAATCATTCAAAGGTTAAGGTAACATTTGGAGAACCCTTTAACCTTCCTGAAAAAACTAAGGAAAATAAAGTTGCATGGACAGAACTAGCTACAGAATATTCTATGAAGAAAATCGCAAAACTTTTAGACTCTAAATATCGTGGTATATATAAATAA
- a CDS encoding ParA family protein, with amino-acid sequence MKVISILNSKGGVGKTTITANLGAQLAKLGYYTLLIDTDPQSNLTFSFLDDEIYHKKYLRTNTIYNSFDTYIVHNRTTPLRQLIIKPDKINQEVNDNLDLLCSHVELNDIMNNLMTVHNKKKTFHLSELNLQSILRTAVKQLKNKYDFILIDCSPGLNLMTQNAIVASDYYTIPVKLDFLSTDGLFQLTQQIKKLKTNYNRSALNDQFRRHNCIDPKLLGVVTNMVNMRNNELISTQQEYLNKIANHFPVFDTKLRLNSSYYKAPQTLMPVVINNGDKKIQEELIALTDEILEKVGLK; translated from the coding sequence ATGAAAGTAATTAGTATACTAAATAGTAAAGGTGGGGTCGGTAAAACAACCATAACTGCAAACCTAGGGGCTCAGCTAGCAAAACTAGGTTATTACACACTACTGATTGATACAGACCCTCAATCAAATTTGACATTTTCATTCCTAGACGATGAGATTTATCATAAAAAGTATTTGCGTACAAACACGATTTATAATTCATTTGATACCTATATTGTTCATAATAGAACAACACCACTAAGGCAGCTGATTATCAAGCCTGATAAAATTAATCAAGAAGTAAATGATAACCTTGATTTACTATGCTCTCATGTTGAACTAAACGATATTATGAATAATCTAATGACAGTTCATAACAAAAAGAAAACATTTCATCTATCAGAATTGAATCTTCAGTCTATATTGAGAACTGCAGTTAAACAACTAAAAAATAAATATGACTTTATATTAATTGATTGCTCACCTGGCTTGAACTTAATGACACAAAATGCTATTGTTGCGAGTGACTATTACACCATACCTGTTAAATTAGATTTCCTATCTACCGATGGTCTATTTCAACTAACTCAGCAAATTAAAAAACTGAAGACTAATTATAATCGCAGTGCTTTAAATGATCAGTTCAGAAGACATAATTGTATTGATCCTAAATTACTTGGTGTGGTTACAAACATGGTTAATATGCGAAACAATGAACTGATCAGTACACAACAAGAGTATCTAAATAAAATTGCTAATCATTTTCCGGTCTTTGATACAAAATTACGCTTAAACAGTTCTTATTATAAAGCGCCTCAAACGTTAATGCCAGTTGTAATAAACAATGGAGATAAGAAAATTCAAGAAGAGCTCATAGCCTTAACGGACGAGATATTAGAGAAGGTGGGATTGAAATGA
- a CDS encoding hydrogenase maturation nickel metallochaperone HypA/HybF, translating into MHELGIVYEVIKIVDQFAKENRLKKVDKIVLEIGQLSQAIPRFIEECYPAAVEETPYSDTKLEILVLPANAKCNVCNEVYNIIEHRKKCPKCNKEYYDLISGQEFNIKEVIAC; encoded by the coding sequence ATGCATGAGTTAGGAATTGTTTACGAGGTAATAAAAATAGTGGATCAATTTGCAAAAGAGAATAGACTTAAAAAAGTTGATAAAATTGTACTTGAAATTGGACAGTTATCACAAGCAATACCGAGGTTTATTGAAGAGTGTTATCCAGCTGCTGTAGAAGAAACTCCTTACAGCGACACTAAACTAGAAATTTTAGTACTTCCAGCTAATGCAAAGTGTAACGTTTGTAATGAAGTATATAACATTATAGAGCATAGAAAAAAATGCCCTAAATGTAATAAAGAATACTATGATTTGATATCAGGACAAGAATTTAATATAAAGGAAGTCATTGCTTGTTAA
- a CDS encoding SPL family radical SAM protein yields MHYKEVKGILSASNGMNLYRGCTHGCIYCDSRSTCYQMDHDFHDIEVKINALELLEERLVRKRKKCMIATGSMTDPYIPLETKLQYTRQSLELINQYGFGVTVHTKSNRILRDLDLLKRINDRAKCVVQMTLTTYDEDLCKILEPNVSTTKERFEVLKVLRDHHIPTVVWLDPILPFINDTKENLLGILNYCIEAKVYGIICFGFGLTLREGNREYFYEKLDQYFPGLKKRYQHRYGNSYEVMSDHNSALLRIFHDECRKYGIITDHQEIFPYLQTFHSRYHGEQLSLF; encoded by the coding sequence ATGCACTACAAAGAAGTAAAAGGTATTTTATCCGCTTCAAATGGAATGAATTTATACCGTGGTTGTACCCATGGATGTATTTACTGTGATTCAAGGAGTACATGTTACCAAATGGATCATGATTTTCATGATATAGAAGTAAAAATAAATGCGCTAGAGCTTTTAGAAGAGCGTTTAGTTCGCAAAAGAAAGAAGTGTATGATTGCTACTGGGTCTATGACTGATCCCTATATCCCACTTGAAACCAAACTTCAATATACTAGACAAAGTTTAGAATTAATTAATCAATATGGTTTTGGTGTTACGGTCCATACAAAATCAAATCGAATTTTACGTGATTTAGATCTGTTAAAACGCATCAATGATCGTGCGAAATGTGTGGTTCAGATGACACTAACAACTTATGATGAAGATTTATGTAAAATTTTAGAGCCTAATGTAAGTACGACAAAAGAACGTTTCGAGGTCTTGAAAGTTTTGCGTGATCATCATATTCCAACAGTCGTTTGGTTAGATCCTATTCTCCCTTTTATAAATGATACAAAAGAGAACCTTTTAGGAATTTTAAATTACTGTATTGAAGCCAAAGTATATGGCATTATCTGTTTTGGGTTTGGACTTACATTGCGTGAGGGTAACCGAGAATACTTTTATGAGAAGCTAGATCAGTATTTTCCAGGACTTAAAAAACGATACCAGCACCGCTATGGAAATAGCTATGAAGTAATGAGTGATCATAATTCTGCTTTATTACGTATTTTTCATGATGAATGTAGAAAGTATGGAATAATAACAGATCATCAGGAAATTTTTCCGTATCTTCAAACATTCCATAGTCGATATCATGGTGAACAACTGAGTTTATTTTAA
- a CDS encoding MutS-related protein yields the protein MNSNELLRLRKLSNEQFNFYKKRFNTISYFRLVDFMLLLFSLVLFFRHKDFLWLLTTIIFSLIFIVLIYLHERVGTQKKYYLNRMFVIEDYISRINGEWIYRLEETGNEFNIKNNRMLEDLNIVGDASLFSYLNVAVTGGGKKRLFEKLCNNYIDDEHFRINQESISELSEKFDFSIDFQAKVKSINQEFKLDHVTESFQNPKVIFSHFVVGLIATIGFIILLILSYTREINRNYTLIPIVIQILNVFIFHYTSKSLLSTIQKTILSSRTLYNVFSIKENKKFNSTKLTDINTSIERSLVGLKKISNLASWDSFRNNGFTIIITNAIFPLSILILILYDRTIKEYSRVIEEGIESFEEFESLLSLSIIGQVKENVCLPERTNKITINFKNIQHPLLTEKRAIPNDFYTPQGINIVTGSNMSGKTSFMKTVGINLVLMNAGTFVNASYFSAAYFKIFTSMRITDDITHGISTFYAELLRVKEAIDYQKENKNMLTLIDEVFKGTNSNDRINGAISLINKLNTPKSIVMITTHDFELCDIKTPNLFNYNFSEYYEGNEIKFTYKINKGRCTTTNAKFLMRLIGIVDNDTGQI from the coding sequence ATGAATAGTAATGAATTATTAAGATTAAGAAAGCTTAGTAATGAACAATTTAATTTTTATAAAAAAAGATTTAATACTATTTCCTACTTTAGGTTAGTTGATTTTATGCTTTTACTATTTTCTCTAGTTTTATTTTTTAGACATAAAGACTTTTTGTGGTTATTGACTACAATTATTTTTAGTTTAATTTTTATAGTTTTGATTTATCTACATGAGCGTGTAGGTACACAAAAAAAATACTACTTAAATAGAATGTTTGTCATTGAGGATTATATATCTAGAATCAATGGTGAATGGATTTATAGACTTGAGGAAACGGGAAATGAGTTTAATATAAAAAATAATCGGATGCTTGAAGATTTAAATATAGTTGGTGACGCTTCATTGTTTTCTTATTTAAATGTTGCTGTGACGGGCGGTGGAAAGAAAAGACTCTTTGAAAAGTTGTGTAATAATTATATAGATGATGAACATTTTAGAATAAATCAAGAGAGTATTTCAGAGTTAAGTGAGAAATTTGACTTCAGTATAGATTTTCAGGCAAAAGTTAAATCTATTAATCAAGAGTTCAAGTTAGATCATGTGACTGAGTCATTTCAGAATCCCAAAGTGATTTTTAGTCACTTTGTTGTTGGACTAATAGCAACGATTGGATTTATCATTTTATTAATCTTAAGCTATACTCGTGAAATAAACAGAAATTATACATTGATTCCGATTGTGATTCAAATTTTAAACGTGTTTATTTTTCATTATACAAGTAAATCTCTACTATCAACAATTCAAAAGACAATATTATCTAGCAGAACATTATATAATGTGTTTTCAATCAAAGAAAATAAAAAGTTTAATTCAACTAAATTGACAGATATAAATACGAGTATAGAACGTTCACTAGTAGGATTAAAGAAAATTTCAAATCTGGCCTCATGGGACTCCTTTAGAAATAATGGTTTTACAATTATAATTACAAATGCTATTTTTCCATTATCAATACTAATATTAATTCTATATGACCGAACCATCAAAGAATACTCAAGAGTAATTGAGGAAGGGATTGAATCGTTCGAAGAATTTGAATCATTATTAAGTTTAAGTATCATTGGTCAAGTAAAAGAGAATGTTTGTTTACCAGAGCGAACTAACAAAATAACTATTAATTTTAAAAATATTCAACATCCACTTTTAACAGAAAAACGAGCAATCCCGAATGATTTCTATACACCGCAAGGAATTAACATAGTAACAGGATCTAACATGAGTGGTAAAACATCATTCATGAAAACAGTGGGAATCAACTTAGTATTAATGAATGCAGGAACATTTGTCAATGCAAGTTATTTCTCAGCAGCATACTTTAAGATTTTTACTTCAATGAGAATTACCGATGATATTACCCATGGAATATCTACATTCTATGCTGAATTATTAAGAGTTAAGGAAGCGATTGACTATCAGAAAGAAAACAAGAACATGCTTACTTTAATAGATGAAGTGTTTAAAGGAACGAATTCTAATGACCGTATAAACGGAGCAATCTCATTAATTAATAAGCTTAATACGCCTAAATCAATCGTTATGATCACAACACATGATTTTGAATTGTGCGACATTAAAACGCCGAATCTATTCAACTATAACTTTAGTGAATATTATGAAGGAAATGAGATCAAGTTCACCTACAAAATAAACAAAGGAAGATGTACAACTACTAATGCGAAGTTTTTGATGAGATTAATTGGAATAGTAGATAATGA
- a CDS encoding Nif3-like dinuclear metal center hexameric protein gives MDVLHIVERINGFFKITNKEIYSSESGLTYHANSKVKKIGYCVNLTLETIEEAKIHGVDLMVTHHPAWDELYGLKEACNEKLAQYGISHYYNHLPLDDCNFGTNDSLLKKINLENSKRTHEWEGLYFGRIAEYDEEINLDELVNNIENLLGEPVRSWRFNDKKIKRVGLVCGNGAPTACLKEANQFDCDVYITGECNLYTIQYAQFKGINLIIGSHTFTEIFGVESLALKLNETIKELEVVRLNEKHYEANIK, from the coding sequence ATGGATGTTTTACATATTGTTGAAAGAATTAATGGCTTTTTTAAAATAACAAATAAGGAAATCTATTCTAGTGAATCTGGACTTACATATCATGCAAATAGTAAAGTTAAAAAAATAGGATATTGTGTTAACCTCACCCTTGAAACTATAGAGGAAGCAAAAATTCATGGAGTTGATCTGATGGTGACTCATCACCCTGCGTGGGATGAACTATATGGATTAAAAGAGGCATGCAACGAAAAACTAGCCCAGTATGGGATAAGTCATTACTATAATCACTTACCACTTGATGATTGTAACTTTGGAACAAACGATAGTTTATTAAAAAAAATAAATTTAGAGAATAGTAAAAGAACCCATGAATGGGAAGGGTTATATTTTGGTAGAATTGCAGAATATGATGAAGAAATTAATTTGGATGAATTAGTAAATAATATTGAAAATCTTCTTGGAGAACCTGTTAGATCTTGGCGATTTAATGATAAAAAGATAAAGCGAGTGGGTTTAGTCTGTGGTAATGGAGCGCCAACAGCCTGTCTTAAGGAAGCAAACCAATTTGACTGTGATGTATATATTACGGGAGAGTGTAATTTGTATACAATTCAATATGCTCAGTTTAAAGGGATCAATTTAATTATAGGAAGTCATACGTTCACAGAAATCTTTGGAGTTGAAAGTTTAGCATTAAAATTGAATGAGACTATAAAAGAACTTGAAGTAGTGAGACTTAACGAAAAGCATTATGAAGCGAATATAAAATAG
- a CDS encoding PQQ-dependent sugar dehydrogenase: METIKVGLQPIFSGINLPTVIKTAILPGEHTERLFIATQVGEIYYKENGNMNNFLDIRSRIIKLGTNGGYDERGLLGLAFHPNFSNNGLFYLHYSVAGTKGPGALPYSETTDEVLDSFAPNPCDINTLNLKWINRETQYDHIDTVEEWIYQVDSKPLKRRTLLNLRRPFMNHNGVNSLNFSPETGKLVLSTGDGGSGYDPFNLAQVDMEIPGKIIEIDVDQQVNVTDPPVVTRFNELPLPIQYTLTIIVKGGRNYNGISYLRHNNQFIKYVGNVGQHLVESIYSFIDYKPVPVTFLVQKNVMNSKRNEEDLINLGWRGWEGSLPTLLIKDCPEIKSIDKKITAFYDEMIDYSTERLRPLTCYYHQEPRVGKFSGSALTGVKPYMGTQIPNLTNCIVFTDWSTRDNSHKGKGVLAYTPFRNNGQLNDYGMIEIESDSLSSPAYYVSLGTNSEQTKLYLGVYGSTNVTDYNQGTVFEIVQ, from the coding sequence TTGGAAACTATAAAAGTTGGTTTGCAACCTATTTTTAGTGGTATTAATTTGCCAACCGTTATAAAAACCGCTATTCTACCAGGTGAGCATACGGAAAGATTGTTTATTGCAACCCAGGTAGGTGAGATTTATTATAAAGAAAATGGCAATATGAATAACTTTTTAGATATACGTTCACGAATAATAAAGTTAGGTACTAATGGTGGTTATGATGAACGCGGATTATTAGGACTCGCCTTTCATCCTAACTTCTCAAATAACGGACTGTTTTATCTTCATTATTCAGTAGCCGGAACAAAAGGTCCAGGTGCACTTCCTTACTCAGAAACAACAGATGAAGTACTAGACTCCTTTGCCCCTAATCCGTGCGACATAAACACTTTAAATCTTAAGTGGATTAATCGTGAAACACAATACGATCATATCGATACCGTTGAAGAATGGATCTATCAAGTTGATAGTAAGCCACTTAAACGACGAACCTTACTTAATTTAAGACGACCCTTTATGAATCATAATGGGGTCAACAGTTTAAACTTTTCACCAGAAACAGGTAAGTTAGTTTTATCAACTGGAGATGGTGGTTCTGGTTATGATCCTTTTAATTTAGCTCAGGTTGATATGGAAATCCCAGGTAAAATAATTGAGATTGATGTCGATCAGCAAGTAAATGTCACTGACCCTCCGGTAGTCACTCGGTTTAACGAACTGCCACTACCTATTCAGTATACACTAACGATAATTGTTAAAGGTGGACGAAATTATAACGGTATTTCCTATTTGAGACATAATAATCAATTCATCAAATATGTAGGAAATGTTGGGCAACACCTAGTAGAGTCAATTTATTCTTTTATTGACTATAAACCGGTACCTGTCACATTTCTTGTTCAAAAAAATGTGATGAATTCTAAACGGAATGAAGAAGATCTTATTAACCTCGGATGGAGAGGATGGGAAGGTAGTTTACCAACACTGCTTATTAAAGACTGTCCTGAAATTAAGTCTATAGATAAAAAAATAACTGCCTTTTATGATGAAATGATTGACTATTCGACTGAGCGGCTAAGACCATTAACTTGTTATTATCATCAGGAGCCACGAGTAGGTAAGTTTAGTGGATCAGCACTGACAGGTGTAAAGCCATATATGGGCACTCAAATTCCAAATTTAACAAATTGTATTGTATTTACGGACTGGTCCACAAGAGATAACTCACATAAAGGGAAAGGCGTTTTAGCTTATACCCCATTTAGAAATAATGGCCAACTTAATGATTATGGCATGATTGAAATAGAAAGTGATTCTTTATCATCCCCGGCATATTATGTCAGTTTGGGAACGAACTCAGAACAAACCAAACTATATTTAGGCGTTTATGGTTCAACAAATGTTACGGATTATAACCAAGGTACAGTTTTTGAAATTGTTCAGTAA
- a CDS encoding GNAT family N-acetyltransferase translates to MIKGKSVDLRVIMEDDINEIFTLTSDLQERGNYWPYNLSSYPQYKKRFNENGFWTDDFGTLLIVNKQGRRVGEITYFKGLWYMPGYEIGYQIYRKEDRGKGYGSEALNLFVDYLFKAKPIQRLEIEVIVDNIGSRKVAEKCGFQLEGLKRKASFSRGVYHDVELLSLIREDWQSSFVDQINTNK, encoded by the coding sequence ATGATTAAAGGAAAGTCAGTTGATTTAAGAGTTATTATGGAAGATGATATAAACGAAATCTTTACGTTAACGAGTGATTTACAAGAACGCGGAAACTATTGGCCTTATAATTTATCAAGTTATCCGCAATATAAAAAGCGATTTAATGAGAATGGGTTTTGGACAGATGACTTTGGAACGTTGTTAATCGTAAATAAGCAAGGAAGACGTGTTGGAGAAATTACTTATTTTAAAGGACTCTGGTATATGCCAGGCTATGAAATTGGATATCAAATTTATCGTAAAGAAGATCGAGGCAAAGGTTATGGATCAGAAGCATTAAATCTATTTGTTGATTATTTGTTTAAAGCGAAACCTATACAACGATTAGAAATTGAAGTCATTGTTGATAACATAGGTAGCCGAAAAGTTGCTGAAAAATGTGGTTTTCAATTAGAAGGGTTAAAACGAAAGGCCTCTTTTTCAAGAGGAGTCTATCACGATGTCGAACTGTTATCACTAATAAGAGAAGATTGGCAATCAAGTTTTGTAGATCAGATAAATACAAACAAATAG
- a CDS encoding DUF5692 family protein has protein sequence MGFLYENLTFGSLVVLILFISVFLGINEVTRRSKLISILSFCVLPVVLSILIFTDVLGSPTGKTWFGWVKVISALIGVYGFMLIRFTRLGNKKFASLFPVTILSLNIAEAVYREFEVYASFKVMETDPSGVVVLGGLWNIMNGVAGILTIVTLTGFVGITVSRDKSRDMIWPDMTWMYIIGYTLWNFTYVYNCISTRSMYAGFGILTAALIAEYVFKRGAWLQHRAQILTLYALFSLSIDYQKSEYFQVIPTYSEHVLYMISIISLVFNIGVFVYMMSTITKYKKNPLKEEIYTHTSYYKKTIEANNL, from the coding sequence GTGGGATTTTTATATGAAAATTTAACATTCGGGAGTTTAGTGGTACTTATATTATTTATTTCTGTATTCTTAGGGATAAACGAGGTCACAAGACGATCTAAATTAATTTCAATCTTATCATTTTGTGTGTTGCCGGTCGTACTATCTATTCTAATTTTTACAGATGTATTAGGATCTCCAACGGGAAAAACATGGTTTGGATGGGTAAAAGTTATATCTGCCTTAATAGGTGTTTATGGCTTTATGTTAATTAGATTTACACGTTTAGGGAATAAAAAATTTGCTTCATTGTTTCCGGTAACAATTCTCTCGTTAAATATTGCAGAAGCTGTATATAGAGAGTTTGAAGTGTATGCAAGCTTCAAAGTTATGGAAACAGACCCATCAGGTGTTGTAGTACTAGGTGGGTTATGGAATATAATGAACGGTGTTGCAGGGATTTTAACGATTGTTACTTTAACAGGATTCGTTGGTATAACAGTATCAAGAGATAAATCTAGAGATATGATATGGCCTGATATGACATGGATGTATATAATTGGCTATACATTATGGAATTTTACATATGTTTATAATTGCATATCAACAAGGTCGATGTATGCTGGATTTGGAATACTAACAGCTGCATTAATTGCTGAGTATGTATTTAAAAGAGGGGCATGGCTGCAACATAGAGCTCAAATATTAACGCTTTATGCTTTGTTCTCTCTGTCCATTGACTATCAAAAAAGCGAATATTTTCAGGTAATACCTACATACAGTGAACATGTGTTGTATATGATTAGTATTATTTCTTTAGTATTTAATATAGGAGTATTTGTTTATATGATGTCAACAATCACAAAATATAAAAAGAACCCATTAAAAGAAGAAATATACACACATACAAGTTATTATAAAAAAACAATTGAAGCAAATAATCTTTAA